One Bacteroidales bacterium genomic window carries:
- a CDS encoding Rieske 2Fe-2S domain-containing protein translates to MYKQQLFSNLRFFIIIFIFCLLFKSCKDKNDKIPYVYVDIYLNIEDFTDLTVPGGSVNITGGVNGIVVYRISYDNFVAFDRTCSYQPEKNCKVSTDSSQNYLICSCCDSEFSIFTGSVTKSPAEFPLKEYQTELDGSSLHIFN, encoded by the coding sequence ATGTATAAACAACAATTATTTTCAAATTTAAGATTTTTTATCATTATTTTTATTTTTTGTTTACTTTTTAAATCCTGTAAAGATAAAAATGATAAAATTCCATATGTTTATGTTGACATTTACCTTAACATTGAAGATTTTACGGATTTAACAGTCCCCGGCGGGTCTGTTAATATTACAGGTGGGGTGAACGGTATAGTTGTTTACAGAATTTCTTATGATAATTTTGTTGCTTTTGACAGAACTTGTTCATATCAACCTGAAAAAAATTGTAAAGTTTCTACTGATAGTTCACAGAATTATCTTATTTGTTCTTGTTGCGATTCTGAATTTTCTATTTTTACCGGTTCTGTAACAAAATCACCTGCTGAATTTCCTTTAAAAGAATACCAAACTGAATTAGATGGTAGTTCTTTGCATATTTTTAATTAG
- a CDS encoding carboxypeptidase-like regulatory domain-containing protein yields the protein MLRKLLYLIIFLFSVHFLYSQSGTLKGKVLDESTGEPIPFANVIIELDGSMVSGGISDFDGNYIIKPIPAGKFTVKASYVGYSTLQLNGVLINTDKIRFLDLKLPSSTEQLDEVIIVAYKVPLIDKDNTQTGGTVTSDDIAKMSGRSADAVASTVGGVYQEDGVVKSIRGAREGATVYYIDGVKVRGTSSVPKSAIEQISVITGGLPAKYGDATGGVISISTKGPSRTYFGGIELLSSHFTDPYSDNLFGFSVSGPLFFKKSVDPNDPNNIKKDVIMGFFLSGEIIYAKDKSPSSIGMYKVKDDVRDDIINNPVVASPDGLISILNAEYLTEDSFEKIKANENLARFGTTFQGKIDIKPSKNTNITIGGTFDYLKWNSYTFSRNNQNFETSYLDWGNTYGFNNSIFNYDNYPLRTRNTWRTYFRFTQKFGSGYDEESAASLIKNAYYTIQADYTKYGRTTMDETHKDNFFNYGYIGRFTTTKIKSYTDVYEVDTVSGMEGWIHNGYADILYMLDNTYPYGKPNPMVSIYTERYYELFWDNPNMYANQNDVRNGGGLLNGDKPKPIYGLIQSPGEQYNFYEIFDFSQFSITASGAADIKDHEISLGFEFEQRTDRYFSIGDISTRGPVELWTLARDLTNNHILELDLANPYLVYDNGDFLYNVDNPDGIFLNTVYYNRLYQKNIQALFDINLREHFGLPLDGREWLDIDSYDPADLSIEYFSADELLSSGFNYVTYYGYDHHGNKLENNPSFEDFFTDTYEDINGITRNKREIAPFQPNYLSAFIQDKFSFNDLVFNVGLRVDRYDANQKVLKDKYIFFDSYTAGDNDPKGIIQNTDIPDVIGDDYVVYVNSLTDPTEVNGYRNDRTWYDANGNVINDPSEIFASGVIAPYLKSPGENTGDASFLDAFGDYEAQISVMPRISFSFPISDVALFFAHYDVLTKRPAGGRLDPIDYLFIRNKAGDILNNPDLKPEKTIDYELGFQQKLTNTSSLKLSAFYREMRDMAQLIDVIGAYPVNYKTYGNIDFGTVKGLTIGYDMRRTGNISLRINYTLQFANGTGSNATAAFDLLQANMPNLRATLPFDYDQRHAISTTVDYRFGGGKAYNGPKWFGTDVLANTGVNFVINSGSGSPYSREDLITEDLIGTVNGSRKPWRTTINMRADKDIIISWGKGEDENKKSAMLNIYLDIANLLDAQNILEVYSSTGNPEDDGFLNNPQNQKYIQARYSEESYRYYYSMIVNNPGRYSLPRRIKVGVLLSF from the coding sequence ATGCTACGAAAATTACTTTATCTGATAATCTTTTTATTTTCTGTTCATTTTCTGTATTCTCAATCAGGAACTCTTAAAGGAAAGGTGCTTGATGAATCAACAGGCGAGCCTATTCCTTTTGCTAATGTTATAATTGAACTGGATGGAAGTATGGTAAGTGGTGGTATTTCCGATTTTGACGGAAACTACATAATTAAACCTATTCCCGCAGGAAAATTTACTGTTAAAGCATCTTATGTAGGATATTCAACCTTACAACTAAATGGCGTGCTTATTAATACAGATAAGATAAGGTTTCTTGACTTGAAATTACCTTCTTCAACTGAACAACTTGATGAAGTTATTATTGTTGCTTATAAAGTACCATTAATAGATAAAGATAATACACAAACAGGAGGAACGGTTACTTCTGATGATATAGCAAAAATGTCAGGGCGTTCTGCCGATGCTGTTGCTTCAACTGTTGGTGGTGTTTACCAGGAAGACGGTGTGGTAAAAAGTATTCGTGGCGCTCGTGAGGGAGCTACAGTTTATTATATTGATGGTGTAAAAGTTAGGGGAACTTCTTCGGTTCCAAAATCTGCCATAGAACAAATTTCTGTTATAACAGGTGGCTTACCTGCTAAATATGGAGATGCAACAGGCGGAGTTATTAGTATTTCAACAAAAGGACCTTCAAGAACATATTTTGGCGGAATTGAATTATTATCATCTCATTTTACTGACCCATACAGTGATAATTTATTTGGTTTTAGTGTTTCAGGACCATTATTTTTTAAAAAGAGTGTTGACCCAAATGACCCGAATAATATCAAAAAAGATGTAATTATGGGGTTTTTCTTATCAGGTGAAATAATATATGCCAAAGATAAATCCCCCTCATCAATAGGTATGTATAAAGTGAAAGATGATGTAAGAGATGATATTATTAACAATCCTGTTGTTGCTTCTCCTGATGGTTTAATAAGTATTCTTAACGCAGAATATCTTACTGAAGATAGTTTTGAAAAGATTAAGGCAAATGAAAACCTTGCAAGGTTCGGAACAACATTTCAGGGCAAAATAGATATTAAACCTTCAAAAAACACTAATATTACTATAGGAGGGACTTTTGATTATCTTAAATGGAATTCTTATACATTTTCAAGAAATAATCAAAACTTTGAAACATCATATTTGGACTGGGGAAATACATATGGATTTAATAATTCAATTTTTAATTATGATAATTATCCATTGAGAACAAGGAATACATGGAGAACATATTTTAGATTTACTCAAAAATTTGGTTCGGGATATGACGAAGAAAGTGCTGCTTCACTAATCAAAAATGCTTATTATACTATTCAGGCAGATTATACAAAATATGGCAGAACAACAATGGATGAAACACATAAGGATAATTTTTTTAATTATGGTTACATAGGGCGATTTACAACTACAAAGATAAAATCATATACAGATGTCTATGAAGTAGATACTGTTTCAGGCATGGAGGGATGGATACACAATGGATATGCTGATATTCTTTATATGCTTGATAATACCTACCCTTATGGCAAACCAAATCCCATGGTTTCAATATATACTGAAAGATATTATGAATTATTCTGGGATAATCCTAATATGTATGCGAATCAAAATGATGTAAGAAATGGTGGGGGGTTATTAAATGGTGATAAACCAAAACCAATTTATGGACTTATTCAAAGCCCCGGAGAACAATATAATTTTTATGAAATATTTGACTTTTCACAATTCAGCATTACTGCATCTGGTGCAGCAGATATAAAAGACCACGAAATATCTCTCGGTTTTGAATTTGAACAAAGAACTGACAGGTATTTTTCTATAGGGGATATTTCAACCAGAGGACCTGTTGAACTCTGGACGCTTGCAAGAGATCTTACCAATAATCATATATTAGAATTAGACCTTGCTAATCCATATTTAGTTTATGATAATGGGGATTTTTTATACAATGTAGATAATCCTGATGGAATATTTTTAAATACAGTTTATTATAACAGGTTATATCAAAAAAATATTCAGGCATTGTTTGATATTAATCTCAGAGAACATTTTGGATTACCATTAGATGGAAGAGAGTGGCTTGATATTGATTCGTATGATCCTGCAGACCTTTCTATTGAATATTTTAGTGCAGATGAATTACTGTCTAGTGGATTTAATTATGTTACATACTATGGTTATGATCATCATGGAAATAAGTTAGAAAATAATCCGAGTTTTGAAGATTTTTTTACTGATACTTATGAAGATATTAATGGTATTACCAGGAATAAAAGAGAAATTGCTCCATTCCAGCCAAATTATTTATCGGCATTTATACAGGACAAATTTTCTTTTAATGACCTTGTTTTTAATGTTGGTTTGAGGGTTGACAGGTATGATGCAAATCAAAAAGTACTTAAGGATAAATACATTTTCTTTGATTCATATACTGCAGGAGATAATGACCCAAAAGGAATTATTCAAAATACCGATATACCGGATGTAATAGGAGACGATTATGTTGTTTATGTTAATAGTCTTACCGACCCTACTGAAGTTAACGGATATCGTAATGACAGAACATGGTATGATGCAAATGGAAATGTTATTAATGATCCGTCTGAAATTTTTGCTTCTGGAGTAATTGCTCCATACTTAAAAAGTCCGGGAGAAAATACGGGCGATGCTTCATTCTTAGACGCTTTTGGAGATTATGAAGCTCAAATTTCTGTTATGCCAAGAATATCTTTTTCTTTCCCGATTTCTGATGTGGCTCTGTTTTTTGCTCATTATGATGTATTGACAAAAAGACCTGCCGGTGGAAGGTTGGATCCTATTGATTATTTATTTATAAGAAATAAAGCAGGTGATATTTTAAATAATCCGGACCTTAAACCTGAAAAAACTATTGATTATGAATTGGGATTTCAACAAAAACTAACTAATACATCTTCATTAAAATTATCTGCTTTTTATCGTGAAATGCGAGATATGGCACAACTTATTGATGTTATAGGTGCATACCCAGTAAATTATAAAACTTATGGAAATATTGACTTTGGTACTGTTAAAGGACTTACAATAGGGTATGATATGCGAAGAACAGGAAATATTAGCCTAAGAATAAATTATACTTTACAATTTGCTAACGGAACGGGTTCAAATGCAACAGCAGCCTTTGATCTGCTACAAGCAAATATGCCTAATTTAAGAGCTACATTACCTTTTGATTATGACCAAAGGCACGCAATTTCAACAACTGTTGATTATAGATTCGGCGGAGGTAAAGCATATAACGGACCAAAATGGTTCGGAACAGATGTTCTTGCAAATACAGGGGTTAATTTTGTTATTAATTCAGGTTCCGGTTCTCCTTATAGTAGGGAAGACCTGATAACTGAAGATTTGATTGGTACAGTTAATGGTTCTCGTAAACCATGGAGAACAACAATTAATATGCGGGCAGATAAAGATATTATTATTAGCTGGGGAAAGGGAGAGGATGAAAATAAAAAATCTGCAATGTTAAATATATATCTTGATATAGCTAATTTGTTAGATGCACAAAATATACTTGAAGTTTATTCATCTACAGGTAATCCTGAGGATGA